ATGGTAACTTCGGAAACATATATTTTTATTTATAAGAAGGAGGTTTTCACATGAGAAGGAAAACAGTTGGAAACAAGGTGGTTTCAGTACTTTTGGCAGGTGCACTTGCAGCATCACTTACAGCATGCGGCGGAAATACTGCTAACACGGGGGCAGATGCAGGAAGTAACGCAGCAGATGCTGGCGCGAAGGAAGAAACGAACAGTGCAGAGAGCGAAACAGCAGCAGATACTGAGGAAGGCTCTGATGCAGCAGTGGCTGACAGCGGTTATGAGGCAAAGGATTTAGGAGGAAGAACCATAAAGATCGGTCTCTGGTGGGATGAATACTGGGACAGCAATTATCAGTCTCTGGATGATATTGAGGCAGCAGGCGGCTCCTGGACAAATGAGGAGACCATGCAGATGAAATTGGATGCAGTCCGTGCCGTAGAGGAAAAATGGAACTGCAAGATCGAATGGGTAAATCTTGGCTGGGATGGAATCATCGACAGTATCAATACCTCTGTCACAGCAGGTACACCGGACTGCGATATCTATCTGACAGATCTTCAGTTTGGTATCTCACCGGTTGCAAACGGATATGTACAGAAAATTTCTGATTATGCACCGGCTGATTCTGATATCATGACAGACGGAACCGTATTTACAAAACAGAACCTGCTTGGTAATGATGATTATTTATTCCATGAATCAACCACGATCCCATCCGGCGCAATGTATATGACATACAATGCAGCCATGATCGATTCCTTAGGTTTAGAGGCTCCGGAATCCCTCGCAGAAAAAGGAGAGTGGACCTGGGATAAATTCGCAGAATACGCAAAAGCATGTACACAGGATACTGACGGTGACGGCAACATGGATGTATATGGATACGGCAGCGCATGGACACTGACAGTTCAGGGCTTCTGCGCATCGAACAATGCTACGATCGCAGATTCCGACACAGAAGGTTTAAGTGATCCTAAGACAGTTGAGGCATTCAACTTTATCGATCAGTTATACAATGTAGATAAATCTGCAAGACCTTATCAGGATGACTGGAACAACGATCTTTTAGCTTTCTCTTCCGGAAAAGTAGCTTTCGCATTTGCACAGCCATGGATCTTAATCCAGGAGATCGACAATCATGATTTTGATATGAGAATCTGCCCGGCACCGGTTGGACCAAGCGGAGATGGAAGCATGACACCTGCTATGATCACAAACAACTACATGATCCCGGTTGGTGTTGAGGATGCAACTTCTGTTTACTGTGTATTCGAGGAAATGATGAACTGGTACCATGATGATATTTCTTACCGTGATGATCCTGAGTGGTTTGAGTCCGGTTTCGTAGATGAGGATCAGGTTGCACTTGCAAACAAACTCGGTGCACTTGCAAACAGTGATCTCTGGAACAGCATTGACTCTGAAGGAGCAGTCAGCAAAGTATTTTACGGTGATGTTGTAAATGGCGACAGCACAGTATCACAGGCGATTGAGTCTAACAAACAGATCTTACAGGATGAGATTGATACATTAAAGATTCAGTAATATGTGATTCTGATTCGGATGACAAATGGTATGCCATGTTGAGTGATTGGCAGATTGATAAAGTCACTGCTGATTTTGTTCCAATGTACGAGAATAAGAAAAACTAAGTATACCTGATATAGTTTATGGCAGAGTGACGTGTACGTCTTAAATGTGCCTTCCATGGCACATTAAGACTTGCGCTGCCTTCCGTGGCAGCACAACACTGTATGTTGACAGGTATACTAAGATTTTCTAATTTTCTTCCAAAGTCACAAAATAATCTGTGCCTTTATCAATCTGCCAAACGCTGCGTGGTATAACTAACCATTTGTAATCCGGATCGGAATTGAAATATTCCGGCGAAAAGAATTGTGCAAAACAAATATCTGACCGATATTTATCTTGCAGAATTTTTTTCAGGGAAGGGGACAGAAAGTATGAATAGTATGTTTGGGCCGGAGACGAAGTTTTTTAAGGTAACGAATAAGATTGGAAATATACTTCTGGTGTCGGTCTTATGGCTGATCGGATGCATTCCGGTTGTTACGATCGGAACATCGACGATCGCAATGTATTATGCAATGGTAAAAGCTGTGCGGTGTGAGGAAGGATATGTTTCAAAAGAGTTTATCCGTTCTTACCGGCAGAATTTAAAAACGGGGATACTGCTGACAGTTATCTTTCTTGTGTTAGCGGCAGTGTTGTGGCTTGATCACAGTTATACGGTAAAGCAGATATCGATCATGGCAGGGGCGCTTGAAATGGTATATCTGTTAC
The Roseburia rectibacter DNA segment above includes these coding regions:
- a CDS encoding YesL family protein; protein product: MNSMFGPETKFFKVTNKIGNILLVSVLWLIGCIPVVTIGTSTIAMYYAMVKAVRCEEGYVSKEFIRSYRQNLKTGILLTVIFLVLAAVLWLDHSYTVKQISIMAGALEMVYLLLAFVIAGIVLYLFPVLSRFTMDAFSCFKLALFMVFKHLPTTILLLLIVTAGIVSALLIPVPMIFVMPGVCCYVGSFLMERILRKYMAKPETKEDEEKWYYR
- a CDS encoding extracellular solute-binding protein, yielding MRRKTVGNKVVSVLLAGALAASLTACGGNTANTGADAGSNAADAGAKEETNSAESETAADTEEGSDAAVADSGYEAKDLGGRTIKIGLWWDEYWDSNYQSLDDIEAAGGSWTNEETMQMKLDAVRAVEEKWNCKIEWVNLGWDGIIDSINTSVTAGTPDCDIYLTDLQFGISPVANGYVQKISDYAPADSDIMTDGTVFTKQNLLGNDDYLFHESTTIPSGAMYMTYNAAMIDSLGLEAPESLAEKGEWTWDKFAEYAKACTQDTDGDGNMDVYGYGSAWTLTVQGFCASNNATIADSDTEGLSDPKTVEAFNFIDQLYNVDKSARPYQDDWNNDLLAFSSGKVAFAFAQPWILIQEIDNHDFDMRICPAPVGPSGDGSMTPAMITNNYMIPVGVEDATSVYCVFEEMMNWYHDDISYRDDPEWFESGFVDEDQVALANKLGALANSDLWNSIDSEGAVSKVFYGDVVNGDSTVSQAIESNKQILQDEIDTLKIQ